In Helianthus annuus cultivar XRQ/B chromosome 3, HanXRQr2.0-SUNRISE, whole genome shotgun sequence, a single window of DNA contains:
- the LOC110930671 gene encoding probable glycosyltransferase At5g03795, whose protein sequence is MNKIAHSVIVFLIFKIHWKTLLPIGVFITITFALFQLKTLPYQLTTPNSLHPDTNQFDINLKSQITPLTTNEESEVIKIDPETDITNSSSQLVPSIAVVQEKVKVTETRNQVKVPSIQFINKPNKSLLPLSFSSASERRRKRYLRDIKGLSPYEALVYAKKELDTISVGVNYHDPNLYVPLFRNITVFERSYELMELILKVYVYQDGKRPVFHNPYLRGIYSSEGWFMKFMESSKEFVTRDPQKAHLFYLPYSARQLQRALYVPNSHNIKPLSIFLRDYVNKIASKYPFWNRTRGSDHFLVACHDWGPYTLKDHKELTKNTIKALCNADTSEGVFVAGKDVSLPETTIGNPRRPLRNMGGRKISQRPILAFFAGGMHGRVRPTLLKYWANKDKNMIVSGPMSYKTMSYSRHMKSSKYCICPMGFEVNSPRIVEAIYYECVPVIIADNFVPPLNEVLNWSAFSVSVAEQDIPKLKEILEAIPMKRYRMMQNNVKMLQRHFYWNRTPVKYDMFHMILHSIWLSRLNQIQDLTGTQ, encoded by the exons ATGAATAAGATAGCACACTCTGtcattgtttttttaatattcaAAATTCATTGGAAGACGTTACTCCCTATTGGAGTCTTTATCACAATAACCTTTGCTCTTTTTCAATTGAAAACACTTCCTTATCAACTTACAACACCGAATTCCCTTCACCCTGATACAAATCAATTCGATATCAACTTGAAAAGTCAAATCACTCCTTTGACCACAAATGAAGAGTCTGAGGTTATTAAAATAGACCCTGAGACTGATATAACTAATTCTTCTAGTCAATTAGTTCCGTCAATTGCAGTTGTGCAAGAGAAAGTGAAAGTTACCGAAACGAGGAACCAGGTGAAAGTTCCGTCAATTCAGTTTATCAATAAGCCTAATAAATCACTGCTACCGTTATCATTTTCCTCCGCTTCTGAAAGAAGGCGTAAGCGTTATCTG AGAGATATAAAGGGACTATCACCGTATGAAGCACTCGTGTATGCCAAAAAGGAGCTTGACACTATCTCAGTTGGCGTTAATTACCATGACCCAAATCTATATGTCCCTTTGTTCAGAAATATAACCGTTTTTGAAAG GAGCTATGAGTTGATGGAGCTGATACTGAAGGTTTATGTATATCAAGATGGAAAGAGACCTGTTTTCCACAATCCTTATCTCCGAGGAATTTATTCTTCAGAAGGTTGGTTTATGAAGTTTATGGAGTCAAGCAAAGAGTTTGTCACACGGGACCCACAAAAGGCCCACCTTTTCTATCTACCATACAGTGCGCGCCAACTTCAACGTGCTCTTTATGTTCCCAACTCACATAATATCAAGCCGCTATCAATCTTCCTAAGAGATTATGTCAACAAGATTGCTTCAAAATATCCTTTCTGGAATCGGACTCGTGGTTCAGATCACTTTTTAGTTGCTTGCCATGATTGG GGTCCATACACATTAAAAGACCACAAGGAACTAACCAAAAACACAATAAAAGCCCTTTGCAATGCCGACACTTCTGAAGGAGTTTTCGTCGCTGGAAAAGACGTTTCCCTACCAGAAACAACCATAGGAAACCCTAGAAGACCACTTAGGAACATGGGCGGTAGAAAAATCTCACAACGCCCTATCCTTGCGTTCTTTGCCGGAGGAATGCACGGTAGGGTCCGCCCCACCCTTCTCAAATACTGGGCCAATAAAGACAAAAATATGATAGTTTCCGGGCCTATGTCTTACAAAACAATGTCCTATTCTCGTCACATGAAATCCAGTAAATACTGCATCTGCCCAATGGGCTTTGAAGTGAACAGCCCGAGAATCGTGGAAGCCATATACTATGAATGTGTTCCCGTGATTATCGCTGACAATTTTGTTCCTCCGTTGAATGAAGTATTGAACTGGAGTGCTTTTTCTGTGAGTGTAGCTGAACAAGATATTCCTAAGTTAAAAGAGATTCTGGAAGCTATTCCTATGAAGCGGTATCGTATGATGCAAAATAATGTGAAAATGTTGCAACGGCATTTTTACTGGAACCGTACGCCTGTCAAGTATGATATGTTTCATATGATCCTGCATTCCATCTGGCTCAGTAGGCTTAACCAAATTCAAGATTTGACAGGTACacaataa
- the LOC110932543 gene encoding scarecrow-like protein 6, which translates to MGDVEDPSMGLNKMLHGGATAKDGGKMSTKSISTSSSGCETPIEHQTLNPPHPKRYNSGSTQSSFQMHKTPFLDSPPNLLQLPSSIKKTSAIDELDHHHHQRIIDQLFKATEMVQSGNNPVLAQLILVRLNHQLSPVGKPFDRAAFYFKEALQLLIHSVVNNMNSIASPFSLIFKIGAYKSFSEVSPLVQFTNFTCNQALLEVLDGFDQVHIVDRG; encoded by the exons ATGGGGGATGTTGAAGACCCTTCAATGGGTTTGAATAAAATGCTTCATGGTGGTGCTACGGCTAAAGACGGCGGCAAAATGTCAACAAAATCAATCTCAACCTCATCTAGTGGATGTGAAACCCCAATTG AACATCAAACCCTAAATCCACCACACCCAAAAAGGTACAACTCAGGAAGCACACAGTCCAGCTTCCAAATGCACAAAACCCCTTTTCTTGATTCACCCCCAAACCTTCTTCAATTGCCATCATCAATCAAGAAAACGTCAGCCATTGATGAGTTagaccatcatcatcatcaaaggATCATTGACCAGCTTTTCAAGGCAACTGAAATGGTTCAATCCGGGAACAATCCAGTACTCGCGCAATTGATATTGGTGCGACTCAATCATCAGCTTTCTCCGGTCGGTAAGCCTTTCGACCGGGCTGCTTTTTATTTCAAGGAAGCTCTTCAATTACTAATTCATTCAGTTGTCAACAATATGAATTCTATTGCTTCACCATTTAGTTTGATTTTCAAAATTGGTGCTTATAAATCATTCTCCGAGGTTTCACCGTTAGTTCAATTCACCAATTTCACTTGTAATCAAGCATTGCTTGAAGTCTTGGATGGGTTTGACCAGGTGCATATAGTTGAcagaggttga